A window of Hippoglossus stenolepis isolate QCI-W04-F060 chromosome 18, HSTE1.2, whole genome shotgun sequence contains these coding sequences:
- the LOC118125648 gene encoding thymic stromal cotransporter homolog encodes MVTPIWCQTVSAVLRQIEPIVVLEQLGSCFFDTALLLVVRDRSSNASYPGLSGEASRQKAMTDFFMTYNLIIRFVPILPALLLGKLSDRGWRKAPIVVPLGGYVLSRLALLLVLIFRLPLELMFGAAVLFGLSGGYCAFWPGLMTLASLGSTATDRSKALMRVELLYGAAGLVGSLISGHLFLVNSSGLGNGVVLLIVATLLNLLCLIHSIVLLQVKQVSISESGEDGNLLAVAEAPGGIDRWNIVLLFAAAFLYDFAVGGAVEILGVFVLKEPLSWTAAQVGYGNAAGCSIFLTSFVGVILFRRCFSDVVLILIGMFSFASGIYFMSFVTATYMFYLARLLTLFALIPLPTIRSLLSQQVPSSSYGTTLTSLQLTLKFAGLTYIPAYTKIYQRTLEWFPGFIFTLSSIFTVLGMIPISILGCRSPQSSQRYRRIQGD; translated from the exons ATGGTGACACCGATCTGGTGTCAAACTGTCTCCGCGGTTCTCCGTCAGATTGAGCCGATCGTCGTGCTGGAGCAGCTGGGCAGCTGCTTCTTCGACACCGcgctgctgctggtggtcaGGGACCGCAGCTCCAACGCCTCGTACCCGGGTCTGTCCGGGGAGGCGAGCCGGCAGAAAGCCATGACCGACTTCTTCATGACCTACAACCTGATCATCCGCTTCGTCCCCATCCTCCCGGCGCTGCTGCTGGGCAAGCTGAGCGACCGCGGCTGGAGGAAAGCCCCCATCGTGGTGCCCCTGGGCGGGTACGTGCTGTCCCGGCTCGCCCTGCTCCTGGTGCTCATCTTCCGGCTGCCCCTGGAGCTGATGTTCGGGGCCGCGGTTCTCTTCGGGCTGTCCGGCGGCTACTGCGCCTTCTGGCCCGGCCTCATGACGCTGGCGTCGCTGGGCTCCACGGCCACTGACCGCTCCAAG GCGCTGATGAGGGTGGAGCTGCTGTACGGGGCGGCGGGTCTGGTGGGCAGCTTGATCTCGGGTCACCTGTTCCTGGTGAACAGCTCCGGTCTGGGAAACGGAGTCGTCCTGCTCATCGTGGCCACGCTGCTGAACCTGCTGTGTCTCATACACTCCATcgtgctgctgcag GTGAAACAAGTGTCCATCAGCGAGTCTGGCGAGGACGGTAACCTCCTCGCTGTTGCCGAGGCGCCTGGTGGCATCGACAGGTGGAACATTGTTCTGCTGTTCGCGGCCGCCTTCCTGTACGACTTTGCTGTGGGCGGAGCCGTAGAAATACTGGGCGTGTTCGTGTTGAAAGAACCGCTCAGCTGGACAGCCGCTCAG gtCGGTTACGGGAACGCAGCCGGCTGCTCGATTTTCCTCACCAGCTTCGTCGGTGTCATCTTGTTTCGCCGCTGCTTCAGCGACGTCGTGCTCATCCTGATCGGCATGTTCTCCTTCGCCTCGGGGATCTACTTCATGTCCTTCGTCACAGCAACATACATGTTCTACCTCG CTCGCTTGCTCACCCTGTTCGCTCTCATCCCGTTGCCAACGATCAGATCTCTGCTCTCACAGCAGGTTCCATCATCCTCATATG GCACGACTCTCACCTCCCTGCAGCTGACTCTGAAGTTCGCCGGTCTGACCTACATCCCTGCCTACACTAAGATCTACCAGAGAACCCTGGAGTGGTTCCCAGGCTTCATCTTCACGCTCTCCAGCATCTTTACTGTCCTGGGAATGATACCCATCAG taTCTTGGGCTGCAGATCACCTCAGTCGAGTCAGCGGTACAGACGGATTCAGGGCGACTGA